The following coding sequences lie in one Thermomicrobium sp. 4228-Ro genomic window:
- the mdh gene encoding malate dehydrogenase: protein MRRKVSIIGAGAVGATTAQYLADRNIADIVLVDIVENLPQGKALDLLEAGPVIGYDCSIVGSNGYEATANSDVIVITSGSPRKPGMSRDDLLRVNMNIVKSVTEQAAPLSPSAVIIVVTNPLDAMCHVALEASGFPASRVVGQAGVLDSARFRTFVAMELGVSPRDVHAMVLGGHGDTMVPLPRYTTVSGIPITQLIPPDRIQAIVERTRDGGGEIVRLLGTSAFYAPAASVAEMVEAVLLDENRVLAASTYLTGQYGIHDLYVGVPIKLGAGGVKQVIEIELTEEERAALHRSAAAVRELVEAMKALS from the coding sequence ATGCGACGCAAGGTTTCCATAATCGGTGCCGGCGCGGTCGGGGCGACAACGGCCCAGTATCTGGCGGACCGGAATATCGCGGATATCGTGCTCGTCGATATCGTCGAAAACCTGCCGCAAGGGAAAGCGCTCGATCTCCTGGAAGCTGGGCCAGTGATCGGCTACGACTGCTCGATCGTCGGGAGTAACGGCTACGAAGCGACGGCCAACTCGGATGTCATCGTCATCACCTCGGGTTCGCCGCGCAAGCCTGGTATGAGTCGAGACGACCTGCTCCGGGTCAACATGAATATCGTCAAGAGCGTCACGGAACAGGCCGCACCACTTTCCCCGAGCGCTGTCATCATCGTCGTGACGAATCCACTGGACGCGATGTGCCACGTCGCGCTCGAGGCCTCCGGCTTCCCGGCGAGTCGCGTTGTCGGCCAAGCCGGTGTGCTCGATTCCGCACGCTTCCGCACCTTCGTCGCCATGGAACTCGGTGTCTCCCCGCGCGATGTTCATGCAATGGTTCTCGGCGGCCACGGGGACACCATGGTGCCGCTGCCACGCTACACCACTGTTTCCGGCATTCCCATCACCCAGCTCATCCCACCAGACCGGATCCAGGCGATCGTCGAGCGGACACGCGACGGCGGTGGCGAAATCGTCCGGTTGCTCGGAACCAGCGCATTTTACGCACCAGCCGCCTCAGTCGCCGAGATGGTCGAGGCAGTCCTGCTCGACGAGAACCGCGTCCTCGCTGCGAGCACGTACCTGACCGGGCAGTATGGCATCCACGACCTCTATGTCGGTGTCCCGATCAAGCTCGGTGCTGGCGGCGTGAAACAGGTGATCGAAATCGAACTGACCGAGGAGGAGCGCGCAGCGCTTCACCGCTCGGCGGCTGCCGTACGCGAACTCGTCGAAGCGATGAAAGCACTCTCCTGA
- the aroB gene encoding 3-dehydroquinate synthase: protein MVERIALIGLSGSGKSAVAPLVAARLGWMALDTDDLVVRRFGMPIAEIFARFGEPVFRAAEREALLEALRNERVVVATGGGIVLDERNWVALRSDTAVVHLTARLETLASRLRAQVSGENGAVRPLLAGALEERLRSLWEQRRNLYRRADVTVETDDRTLDAVADEIVRAVRSLSERGFVPFLSLAGGSGRSDLFVRSGLLEAVGELVRRRWPNVRRAFVITDDHVERLWGEPVRRALERAAFQVTTLTIPAGEQSKNLGVVERLLDQLLESGIERSDVVVALGGGVVGDIAGFVSSIVLRGVGLVQVPTSLLAMVDASVGGKTGVDHRLGKNLIGTFYQPHLVIADPVVLSTLPEAERRSGWAEVVKHAMIECTATDSTEPSLLPLLMSRAFSAWWEAGALDEVVRRNIAIKAAVVAADERESGLRRILNYGHTLGHAVEAASDYRLRHGEAVAIGMRAVARLAQRLGACSAEVVRLQDELLDAAGLPRSIDLPIEAVLERLRYDKKVEGGVPTWILPTRPGRVVIRRDVPLDAVRDVARSVLAPHSEVGGPLPRRRMP, encoded by the coding sequence GTGGTCGAACGGATCGCTTTGATCGGGCTCAGCGGGTCGGGGAAAAGTGCTGTCGCACCGTTGGTCGCCGCTCGGTTGGGATGGATGGCGCTCGATACCGACGACCTGGTGGTTCGTCGCTTCGGAATGCCGATCGCGGAAATTTTCGCCCGCTTCGGCGAGCCGGTATTCCGTGCGGCCGAGCGCGAGGCGTTGCTCGAGGCGCTCCGGAACGAGCGGGTCGTGGTTGCTACAGGCGGCGGGATCGTCCTAGACGAACGCAACTGGGTTGCGCTCCGTAGTGATACGGCGGTGGTGCACCTGACCGCTCGGCTGGAAACGCTGGCCAGCCGACTGCGGGCTCAGGTGAGCGGTGAAAACGGGGCAGTGCGGCCACTACTCGCTGGCGCGCTCGAGGAGCGCCTGCGATCGCTGTGGGAACAGCGCCGGAACCTCTACCGGCGGGCTGATGTCACGGTCGAAACGGACGATCGGACGCTGGACGCGGTGGCAGACGAGATCGTGCGTGCCGTGCGTTCGCTCAGCGAACGCGGATTCGTTCCGTTTCTCTCCCTGGCGGGAGGATCCGGGCGTTCGGATCTCTTCGTCCGTTCTGGTTTATTGGAGGCAGTCGGTGAGCTCGTCCGGCGACGCTGGCCGAACGTGCGCCGCGCCTTCGTGATTACCGATGATCATGTCGAGCGTCTTTGGGGCGAGCCGGTCCGCCGAGCGCTGGAGCGCGCTGCGTTTCAGGTCACGACGCTGACGATTCCTGCTGGCGAGCAATCGAAGAATCTCGGGGTGGTGGAGCGGTTGCTCGATCAGCTCCTGGAGAGCGGGATCGAGCGCAGCGATGTGGTCGTCGCACTCGGCGGTGGCGTGGTCGGTGACATCGCTGGCTTCGTCTCGTCGATCGTCTTGCGCGGAGTGGGTCTCGTCCAGGTTCCGACCAGCTTGTTGGCGATGGTCGATGCGAGCGTCGGCGGGAAGACCGGCGTCGATCATCGGCTCGGGAAAAATCTCATCGGAACGTTCTATCAGCCGCATCTCGTCATCGCCGATCCGGTCGTTTTGTCGACGTTGCCCGAAGCGGAGCGACGTTCTGGCTGGGCTGAGGTCGTCAAGCATGCGATGATCGAGTGCACCGCCACCGACAGCACGGAGCCGAGCTTGCTACCGCTCCTCATGAGCCGCGCATTCTCGGCTTGGTGGGAAGCGGGTGCACTGGACGAGGTGGTTCGCCGCAACATCGCGATCAAGGCGGCTGTCGTGGCAGCGGACGAGCGCGAGTCAGGCTTGCGGCGGATCTTGAATTATGGCCATACACTGGGGCACGCGGTCGAGGCAGCGAGCGACTATCGCCTGCGACATGGCGAGGCGGTCGCGATCGGTATGCGGGCGGTCGCGCGCCTCGCCCAGCGCCTGGGAGCCTGTTCGGCGGAGGTGGTACGCCTGCAAGACGAGTTGCTGGACGCTGCAGGACTGCCGCGTTCGATCGACCTGCCGATCGAGGCGGTTCTGGAGCGGCTGCGCTACGACAAGAAGGTCGAAGGCGGTGTACCGACATGGATCCTACCGACGCGTCCGGGTCGCGTGGTGATCCGACGCGACGTGCCGCTCGATGCGGTGCGCGACGTCGCTCGCTCTGTGCTCGCACCCCACTCGGAAGTCGGTGGGCCGTTGCCGCGGCGGAGGATGCCATGA
- the mtnA gene encoding S-methyl-5-thioribose-1-phosphate isomerase: MSGQHGTYRPLRWTGDAFVILDQTALPHDERYLECRTVDDVAAAIEQMRVRGAPAIGISAVAGLALALRERGADSDWRAILDEAARRLAATRPTAVDLFNALEVARSRVATARTAEEAEQILDRLVEELLERQWSIDQAIAQHGAGLLPHGARVLTHCNTGALGTGAYGTALGIIRRAHELGRLRHVWVTETRPRQQGARLTTWELRRVGIAHTLIVDGAAAWIMARGEVDVVIVGADRVAANGDVANKIGTLALAVAAERFRIPFYVAAPLSTFDPHTPDGRSIPIEERDKAEVLRLNGGWVAPADTTVLNPAFDVTPASLITGIVTEAGVVLSPDERKIAALLGAATRDRT, translated from the coding sequence ATGAGCGGGCAGCACGGAACCTATCGCCCGCTCCGCTGGACAGGGGACGCCTTCGTCATTCTCGACCAGACTGCATTACCGCATGACGAGCGCTATCTCGAATGCCGAACGGTCGACGACGTTGCAGCGGCGATCGAGCAGATGCGCGTACGCGGTGCCCCAGCGATCGGGATCAGTGCCGTCGCTGGGTTAGCGCTAGCGTTACGCGAGCGTGGTGCGGATTCGGACTGGCGGGCGATCCTAGATGAGGCAGCGCGCCGACTGGCTGCGACGCGCCCGACCGCCGTCGATCTGTTCAACGCCTTGGAAGTGGCGCGTTCGCGTGTCGCTACGGCGCGTACTGCGGAGGAGGCGGAGCAGATCCTCGATCGCCTGGTCGAAGAGCTTTTGGAAAGACAGTGGTCGATCGATCAGGCGATCGCGCAGCATGGTGCTGGCCTTCTCCCGCACGGAGCTCGGGTGTTGACGCACTGCAATACCGGGGCATTGGGTACTGGCGCGTACGGAACAGCCTTGGGGATTATCCGACGGGCGCACGAGCTCGGGCGACTCCGACACGTTTGGGTAACGGAGACTCGTCCGCGTCAGCAAGGAGCGCGCCTGACGACCTGGGAACTCCGTCGTGTCGGTATCGCCCACACCTTGATCGTCGACGGTGCCGCTGCCTGGATCATGGCTCGTGGTGAAGTGGATGTGGTCATCGTCGGAGCGGACCGTGTGGCGGCGAACGGTGACGTCGCGAACAAGATCGGAACGCTGGCACTGGCGGTCGCTGCGGAACGGTTCCGCATCCCCTTCTATGTCGCCGCGCCGTTGTCCACGTTCGATCCGCACACCCCGGATGGCCGAAGTATCCCGATCGAGGAACGAGACAAAGCGGAAGTGTTACGCTTGAACGGTGGCTGGGTGGCGCCGGCCGATACGACGGTGCTGAATCCGGCATTCGATGTCACTCCAGCCTCCTTGATCACCGGGATCGTGACGGAGGCAGGTGTCGTTTTGTCGCCGGACGAGCGGAAGATCGCGGCGTTGCTCGGGGCGGCGACGAGGGATCGAACCTAA
- a CDS encoding adenosylhomocysteinase — MNGQNPIPYDVADLGLAEQGRQRIAWARREMPVLQLLQERFARERPLEGIRIVACVHVTTETANLAYALRAAGATCVICASNPLSTQDDVAAALVADGFSVYARRGEDAQTYYRHIHLALDHRPHLIIDDGADVVTTVHRERRDVLPEVIGSTEETTTGVIRLRALAKDDLLAFPAIAVNDAQTKHLFDNRYGTGQSTIDAILRATNILLAGKTVVVAGYGWCGRGIALRARGMGAQVIVTEVDPVRALEAAMDGYRVMPMREAAAVGDLFVTATGNIHVIDREHFFLMKPGAILCNAGHFNVEINLEALAELAVERRTVRPYVEEYVLPDGRGIVVLAEGRLVNLALAEGHPASVMDMSFANQALACVYLVRHRGQLAADVYPVPAEIDQEVATLKLQAMGITIDRLTAEQEAYLASWQHGT, encoded by the coding sequence GTGAACGGACAGAATCCGATACCGTACGATGTGGCGGATCTGGGACTCGCCGAACAGGGGCGTCAACGGATCGCCTGGGCACGGCGTGAAATGCCAGTGCTCCAGCTCCTGCAGGAGCGGTTCGCGCGAGAACGTCCCCTCGAGGGTATCCGCATCGTGGCTTGCGTCCATGTCACGACCGAAACGGCGAATCTGGCGTATGCCCTGCGGGCTGCTGGCGCAACGTGCGTGATTTGCGCGAGCAATCCGCTCTCGACGCAAGACGATGTCGCTGCTGCCCTGGTGGCGGACGGGTTTTCGGTGTACGCCCGGCGTGGCGAGGATGCGCAAACGTACTACCGGCACATCCACCTGGCGCTCGATCACCGCCCGCATCTCATCATCGACGACGGAGCGGACGTTGTGACAACGGTCCATCGTGAGCGGCGGGATGTGCTCCCGGAGGTGATCGGCTCCACGGAAGAGACGACGACCGGCGTGATACGTCTGCGGGCACTGGCCAAGGACGATCTCCTGGCATTTCCAGCGATCGCGGTCAACGACGCGCAGACGAAGCACCTGTTCGACAATCGGTACGGTACCGGGCAGAGCACGATCGACGCGATCTTGCGGGCGACGAATATTCTGCTCGCCGGGAAGACCGTGGTCGTCGCGGGATACGGCTGGTGTGGCCGCGGTATCGCGTTGCGAGCCCGCGGTATGGGGGCTCAGGTGATCGTCACTGAGGTCGATCCGGTGCGGGCGCTCGAAGCAGCGATGGACGGCTACCGGGTCATGCCGATGCGTGAGGCGGCTGCTGTCGGGGACCTGTTCGTCACGGCAACCGGGAACATCCATGTCATCGATCGCGAGCATTTCTTCCTGATGAAGCCAGGAGCGATTTTGTGCAACGCCGGTCACTTCAATGTCGAGATCAACCTCGAGGCATTGGCTGAGCTGGCTGTCGAGCGGCGTACTGTGCGCCCGTACGTCGAAGAATACGTTCTGCCCGATGGTCGCGGGATCGTCGTCCTGGCTGAAGGGCGGCTGGTGAACTTGGCCCTGGCCGAAGGCCATCCAGCGAGTGTCATGGACATGAGCTTCGCCAACCAGGCACTGGCCTGCGTGTATCTGGTGCGCCATCGGGGGCAGCTCGCAGCTGACGTCTATCCGGTGCCGGCGGAAATCGACCAGGAGGTCGCGACGCTCAAGCTCCAGGCGATGGGAATTACGATCGATCGTCTGACAGCGGAGCAGGAGGCCTATCTGGCTTCCTGGCAACATGGAACGTGA
- the metK gene encoding methionine adenosyltransferase, translating into MRAPRTFFTSESVTEGHPDKLCDQVSDAVLDAVLAQDPLGRVACEAATTTGLMIVIGEITTTARVDFAEVARQVVTEAGYTSSDYGIDGRTMGVIVSVKEQAPEIAFGVSESLEVREGIATDEFDRIGAGDQGMVVGFACTETPELMPLPIALAHGLVRRLAQLRKSRELPYLRPDGKSQVTVEYRYGQPARVAAVVLSAQHDPDVSQERLRRDLVEAVVRSVIPAQLLDSETTILVNPSGSFVLGGPRADAGMTGRKIMVDTYGGMARHGGGAFSGKDPTKVDRSAAYAARYVAKNVVAAGLAERFELQISYAIGRARPVAIHVETFGTGKVDEERIIELIQRHFDLRPAAIIHQLDLQKPIYRQVAAYGHFGRPDLDLPWERTDKADLLRAEAGLVGSVPDR; encoded by the coding sequence ATGCGTGCCCCGCGCACGTTCTTCACGTCGGAATCGGTGACGGAAGGGCATCCGGACAAGCTGTGCGACCAGGTTTCCGACGCGGTCCTCGATGCCGTTCTCGCCCAGGATCCGCTCGGGCGCGTGGCCTGCGAGGCGGCGACGACGACCGGGTTGATGATCGTGATCGGTGAGATCACCACGACCGCGCGCGTCGACTTCGCCGAGGTCGCACGGCAGGTCGTGACCGAAGCGGGCTATACGTCGTCGGACTACGGTATCGACGGGCGGACGATGGGTGTGATTGTCTCGGTAAAAGAGCAGGCACCGGAGATCGCGTTCGGGGTCTCGGAATCGCTCGAAGTCCGAGAAGGCATCGCGACCGACGAATTCGATCGCATCGGTGCAGGAGATCAGGGTATGGTTGTCGGGTTCGCCTGCACCGAAACCCCAGAGCTGATGCCGCTCCCGATCGCGCTCGCGCACGGTCTCGTCCGGCGCTTAGCGCAACTGCGGAAGTCCAGGGAGCTTCCGTATCTCCGGCCGGACGGCAAGAGCCAGGTGACGGTCGAATACCGGTACGGGCAGCCAGCGCGGGTCGCGGCGGTTGTCCTCTCTGCCCAGCACGATCCTGATGTCTCACAGGAGCGGTTGCGGCGTGACCTCGTCGAGGCGGTCGTTCGCTCGGTGATCCCAGCGCAGCTACTCGATAGTGAGACGACCATTCTCGTGAATCCGAGCGGCTCCTTCGTCCTCGGTGGCCCGAGAGCTGATGCCGGTATGACAGGCCGCAAGATCATGGTCGATACCTATGGTGGCATGGCGCGGCACGGTGGCGGCGCGTTCTCCGGGAAGGATCCGACTAAAGTCGATCGCTCGGCCGCATACGCAGCGCGCTATGTAGCGAAGAACGTCGTTGCGGCTGGTTTGGCGGAGCGCTTCGAACTCCAGATTTCCTACGCGATCGGGCGCGCTCGTCCGGTAGCGATCCACGTGGAGACGTTCGGCACGGGGAAGGTGGACGAGGAGCGGATCATCGAACTGATCCAGCGACACTTCGATCTCCGGCCAGCGGCGATCATCCACCAGCTCGACCTGCAGAAGCCGATTTACCGGCAGGTAGCGGCTTACGGACATTTCGGCCGACCAGATCTCGACCTACCGTGGGAACGGACCGACAAGGCAGACCTGCTGCGTGCTGAGGCTGGGCTCGTCGGGAGCGTGCCGGACCGATGA
- a CDS encoding GDP-mannose 4,6-dehydratase — MPRALITGASGFAGSHLAERLARSGGWEVIGLSARPSPPSPYVAHHLVCDLLNGELVKRTFSHWRPDVVFHLAAVSYVPRSFQDPVGTIANNIIGQVHLLEAARALDPPPVVIVVSSSDAYGLVHENELPVRESQPFRPLSPYGVSKAGQDLLGLQYFLAYELPVVRVRPFTHVGPGQSERFAIAGFARQIAEAELGLAPPVLLVGDLQVERDLLDVRDVVCAYEMLADRRFAGEVFNIASGRSWRLADVVEQLLALARVPMRVEQDPGRLRPVDVRVLRGDASALRAATGWEPTIPLEQTLADTLDYWRSVLRRTRSGG; from the coding sequence ATGCCGCGTGCGCTGATCACGGGAGCGTCGGGTTTCGCCGGCAGCCACCTCGCGGAACGCTTAGCGCGATCGGGTGGCTGGGAGGTCATCGGCCTTTCGGCTCGGCCGAGTCCTCCGTCACCGTACGTCGCGCACCATCTGGTGTGCGATCTCCTGAACGGGGAACTGGTCAAACGGACGTTCAGCCACTGGCGTCCCGATGTCGTGTTCCATCTGGCGGCGGTGAGCTACGTCCCGCGTTCCTTCCAGGATCCGGTCGGAACCATCGCGAACAATATCATCGGGCAGGTGCACCTGCTCGAAGCAGCCCGCGCGCTCGATCCGCCACCAGTCGTGATCGTGGTCAGTTCATCCGATGCCTATGGCCTCGTGCATGAGAATGAGCTTCCGGTGCGGGAGTCCCAGCCGTTTCGCCCCTTGAGTCCATACGGGGTCAGCAAGGCAGGACAGGATCTCCTCGGCCTGCAGTATTTCCTGGCTTACGAACTGCCGGTCGTGCGTGTCCGGCCGTTCACGCATGTCGGACCGGGACAGAGCGAGCGCTTCGCGATCGCGGGATTTGCCCGACAAATCGCGGAGGCAGAGTTAGGGCTCGCCCCGCCAGTCTTGTTGGTCGGCGATCTCCAGGTCGAACGTGACCTGCTCGATGTCCGGGACGTCGTTTGCGCGTACGAAATGCTGGCTGATCGGCGGTTCGCTGGTGAGGTCTTCAACATCGCCAGCGGACGATCCTGGAGGCTGGCCGACGTCGTCGAGCAACTCCTCGCTCTCGCCCGCGTGCCGATGCGCGTGGAACAGGATCCGGGACGCCTCAGACCTGTCGACGTCCGGGTTCTCCGGGGCGATGCGAGCGCACTGCGTGCCGCGACTGGGTGGGAGCCGACGATTCCGCTGGAGCAGACGTTGGCCGACACACTGGATTACTGGCGAAGCGTGTTGCGGAGAACCCGATCCGGCGGATGA
- a CDS encoding formyltransferase family protein — protein sequence MSKRTTRFPRVTVCGLPCRQTSVTLAALLRAGVPVTGLVLARRSDRARSPGIAVPAAPWSDDPAAVAQRSNIPVVVLESKHDLEVLSADALPAAECAVVSCFPWKLPARLIERYPLGMFNLHPSPLPEYPGPAPLFWQYRDGRLRTGVTIHQVTEDLDAGPVVGRVVCTLPLAFPGDRLEAWLAWYGCGLLIAHWQATPHERMMEQPNTQSSWARVPGTADRTIDVSWPAWQVVHFLGGVLPLGYELFITDRSDQLWRIWRFLAWTAEPLVPEYDGRRLSILFGRSWITVEATVVHPPDRVLRNTLRQ from the coding sequence ATGTCAAAGCGCACGACGCGGTTTCCCAGGGTCACAGTGTGTGGATTACCGTGCCGGCAGACGAGCGTGACGCTGGCAGCTTTACTGCGCGCTGGTGTACCGGTGACCGGTCTGGTACTCGCCCGACGCAGCGATCGCGCACGCTCACCCGGAATCGCTGTTCCCGCAGCCCCCTGGAGCGACGATCCCGCAGCCGTGGCTCAACGATCGAACATTCCTGTCGTCGTTCTCGAGAGCAAGCATGACCTCGAAGTACTCTCGGCTGACGCCTTGCCGGCGGCTGAATGTGCTGTCGTCTCCTGCTTCCCGTGGAAACTTCCCGCTCGTCTCATCGAGCGGTACCCGCTCGGGATGTTCAACCTGCACCCATCTCCGCTGCCGGAGTATCCTGGCCCCGCACCGCTCTTCTGGCAGTATCGTGACGGGCGGCTCCGCACCGGCGTGACAATCCACCAGGTGACCGAAGACCTCGACGCAGGCCCAGTCGTCGGCCGTGTCGTCTGCACGCTTCCTCTCGCGTTTCCCGGTGATCGTCTAGAAGCCTGGCTCGCCTGGTACGGCTGCGGACTTCTCATCGCACACTGGCAGGCAACGCCACACGAGCGGATGATGGAACAACCGAACACCCAGAGTTCTTGGGCACGCGTGCCGGGCACAGCCGACCGGACGATCGACGTCAGTTGGCCAGCTTGGCAAGTCGTCCACTTCCTCGGGGGTGTCTTGCCGCTCGGTTATGAGCTGTTCATCACCGACCGGAGCGACCAGCTCTGGCGGATCTGGCGCTTTCTCGCCTGGACAGCCGAACCCCTCGTACCCGAATACGATGGTCGTCGTCTCTCGATCCTGTTCGGTCGGAGCTGGATCACCGTCGAGGCAACGGTCGTTCATCCGCCGGATCGGGTTCTCCGCAACACGCTTCGCCAGTAA
- a CDS encoding oxidative damage protection protein, translating into MTRMVFCVKLKRELPGLERPPFPGELGERIYREVSRDAWEMWREYQTIVINHYGLNPADPDDRAILRQHMEAFLFGETEDLPEGWVPPGTGQPAKGAPARKK; encoded by the coding sequence ATGACGCGTATGGTGTTCTGCGTGAAGCTCAAGCGGGAGCTGCCTGGACTGGAACGCCCACCTTTCCCCGGCGAGCTGGGGGAACGGATCTACCGGGAAGTCTCGCGCGATGCCTGGGAGATGTGGCGGGAATACCAGACGATCGTTATCAACCATTACGGCCTCAATCCCGCTGACCCCGACGATCGGGCGATCCTGCGCCAACACATGGAGGCGTTCCTGTTCGGCGAGACCGAGGACTTGCCGGAAGGCTGGGTGCCCCCTGGCACGGGCCAACCGGCGAAGGGTGCACCTGCACGCAAGAAGTGA
- a CDS encoding ATP-grasp domain-containing protein produces the protein MRDSPRRVLLLTTPSSYRTQAFLQAAERLHIETLVVEDTPEFLRATWHSPFAVDFSKLDEAVDALIALTREFPVRAIVPVDDAGTVLAALVASRVGLPSNDPDAALAARDKWVMRQRFAAAAVPAPIARAFPALADLPEIVSHVTFPCVVKPTRLSGSRGVIRADDPEQLAQAVERVRQILASDGLDLANALILVEQFVPGFEVAVEGLLTNGTLTVLAIFDKPDPLDGPFFEETIYVTPSRLPQNIQHAIAHTTEKAAKALGLRTGPIHAELRVNERGPWVIEIAGRSIGGLCSRILEFGTGMTLEELILAHAVGDPLPTLVRRDGAAGVMMIPIPGRGILKAVDGIDAARAVPGIVDVEITAKRNHRIVPLPEGASYLGFIFARGETPDAVEAALRLAHSRLAIRIVPEVPLQPVLQ, from the coding sequence ATGCGAGACAGCCCACGCCGGGTTCTGTTGTTGACGACACCGTCGAGCTACCGCACGCAAGCATTCCTGCAGGCAGCCGAACGTTTGCACATCGAGACCCTGGTCGTCGAGGACACACCCGAGTTTCTACGCGCTACCTGGCATTCACCGTTTGCGGTCGATTTCTCGAAACTCGACGAAGCTGTCGATGCCCTCATCGCGCTCACGAGGGAGTTTCCTGTTCGGGCGATCGTTCCCGTCGACGACGCCGGGACCGTACTCGCGGCACTTGTCGCTTCCCGAGTCGGGTTACCGAGCAACGATCCGGACGCAGCCCTGGCCGCGCGCGACAAGTGGGTCATGCGCCAGCGCTTCGCTGCCGCTGCCGTTCCTGCGCCGATCGCCCGGGCGTTTCCGGCTCTCGCCGATCTGCCAGAGATTGTTTCACACGTCACGTTCCCGTGCGTCGTCAAACCGACACGACTGTCCGGGAGTCGCGGCGTCATTCGTGCCGATGATCCCGAGCAATTGGCCCAGGCCGTCGAGCGCGTGCGGCAAATTCTGGCGAGTGACGGTCTCGATCTGGCGAATGCGCTCATTCTCGTCGAGCAGTTCGTTCCCGGGTTCGAGGTCGCCGTCGAGGGCTTGCTCACCAACGGCACCTTGACCGTCCTCGCCATCTTCGACAAACCAGATCCGCTCGACGGGCCGTTCTTCGAGGAAACGATTTACGTCACCCCCTCGCGGTTGCCACAGAACATCCAGCATGCGATCGCCCACACGACCGAAAAGGCAGCCAAGGCCCTCGGCCTCCGGACTGGGCCGATCCATGCGGAATTACGGGTGAACGAGCGGGGACCGTGGGTCATCGAAATCGCTGGACGGTCGATCGGCGGTCTCTGTTCACGCATTCTCGAGTTCGGAACCGGTATGACGCTCGAAGAACTGATTCTCGCCCATGCCGTCGGCGATCCACTGCCGACCCTCGTTCGACGTGACGGAGCCGCCGGGGTCATGATGATTCCCATACCCGGGCGCGGCATCCTCAAAGCGGTCGATGGCATCGACGCAGCACGTGCGGTACCAGGTATCGTCGACGTGGAGATTACCGCGAAGCGGAATCACCGGATCGTGCCACTCCCGGAGGGAGCGAGTTATCTCGGCTTCATCTTCGCGCGGGGGGAGACTCCCGATGCGGTCGAGGCAGCGTTACGGCTGGCTCACAGCCGCCTGGCGATCCGTATCGTCCCGGAGGTGCCGCTCCAGCCGGTGCTGCAGTAG
- a CDS encoding mannonate dehydratase translates to MELALVLPPWPNERWRLALQLGVTHAVTTLPGHVAGGHQAYSPPGVPQTIVPPDLPPKEHRPWDFMPLLLMVQRFREAGLTISVIEASPPMHRARLGLPGRDEEIEWVITLLRNMGKLEIPVWCWNWMAVINWARTSVTTPTRGGALTTSYDHELMEQAGPTEVGSVAERQLWDSLRYFLEAVVPVAEETGVKLALHPDDPPVPSLRGIARILITPENLQKALDLYQSPQHGLTFCQGTFSTMGVDVPRWIRYFGQQNKIHFVHFRDVRGTPTRFVETFHDDGQTDMFEAMRAYYEVGFRGVMRPDHVPTMEGEPNTEPGYMMLGRLFAIGYMKGLREAVLKTAARAQ, encoded by the coding sequence ATGGAACTCGCACTTGTCCTTCCACCGTGGCCGAACGAGCGCTGGCGCCTGGCTCTCCAGCTGGGTGTGACCCATGCCGTCACGACGCTTCCCGGCCATGTCGCCGGCGGACATCAGGCCTATAGCCCACCTGGTGTTCCCCAGACGATCGTTCCGCCCGATCTTCCGCCGAAGGAACACCGCCCCTGGGACTTCATGCCCCTGCTGCTCATGGTTCAGCGCTTCCGGGAGGCCGGCCTCACCATTTCTGTCATCGAGGCATCACCACCGATGCATCGCGCCCGCCTCGGTCTTCCAGGTCGTGACGAGGAGATCGAATGGGTCATCACCCTGCTGCGCAATATGGGCAAGCTCGAAATTCCCGTTTGGTGCTGGAACTGGATGGCGGTCATCAACTGGGCCCGGACGTCGGTCACGACGCCGACCCGCGGCGGTGCCCTCACGACGAGCTATGACCATGAACTGATGGAACAGGCAGGACCGACCGAGGTCGGTTCGGTGGCCGAACGACAGCTCTGGGACAGCTTGCGCTACTTTCTCGAAGCTGTCGTCCCGGTCGCCGAGGAAACCGGCGTCAAACTCGCGCTGCATCCGGACGATCCACCGGTCCCCTCGCTGCGCGGTATCGCCCGTATCCTGATTACGCCTGAAAACCTCCAAAAAGCCTTGGATCTCTACCAGAGTCCGCAGCACGGGTTGACCTTTTGCCAGGGAACGTTCTCGACGATGGGCGTCGATGTCCCTCGATGGATTCGATATTTCGGTCAGCAGAACAAGATTCACTTCGTCCATTTCCGCGACGTTCGTGGCACCCCGACCCGCTTCGTCGAAACCTTCCACGACGACGGACAGACCGATATGTTCGAAGCGATGCGCGCCTACTACGAGGTCGGTTTCCGTGGCGTCATGCGACCCGACCATGTCCCGACGATGGAAGGCGAGCCGAATACCGAGCCCGGCTACATGATGCTCGGAAGGCTGTTCGCGATCGGCTACATGAAAGGCCTCCGGGAAGCGGTCCTGAAGACAGCTGCTCGCGCGCAATGA